A window of the Gossypium hirsutum isolate 1008001.06 chromosome A05, Gossypium_hirsutum_v2.1, whole genome shotgun sequence genome harbors these coding sequences:
- the LOC107957172 gene encoding cysteine-rich receptor-like protein kinase 2, translating to MNRRAQYVFMVLMIGSIASFQGVVGDARAQVLNMTCSSEKENNRTLFVPNFISLMETISDLMRQFGFGTAVSGSGPDANYGLAQCYGDLSLLDCPLCYAEARTVLPQCYPYNGGRVFLDGCFMRSANYSFYDEYLGPTDMVLCGNASRKGLNFQASARQAVSRAVASALGNKGYGKASVAVSGTNETAHVLVDCWRSLNQSSCQACLDNASAAMLRCLPWSEGRALYTGCFMRYSNIDFINKETSNGISRGTIIIIVISAVSSLVFLAVIAAIGVYIRKRRYIQKKRGSNDAEKWVKVLRDSNLNFKHSTVEKATGSFDEANKLGQGGFGTVYKGALPDGREIAVKRLFYNNRHRAADFYNEVNIISSVEHKNLVRLLGCSCSGPESLLIYEFLPNKSLDHFIFDPSRGKELTWEKRYQIIIGTVEGLVYLHENPTNKIIHRDIKASNILLDLKFRAKIADFGLARSFEEDKSHISTAIAGTLGYMAPEYLANGQLTDKADVYSFGVLLLEIITGKQNNRSKDTDYSDSIIAVAWNHFQSGTAEEIYDPNIMLNENSQSSNTKNQVYRVLHIALLCTQEVRSLRPSMSKVLQMLTKKEEDLPAPTIPPFMDEKTMEFNDMSENEFYPLNAGGTDSIATVAHSSFYAR from the exons ATGAATAGAAGGGCTCAATATGTTTTCATGGTTCTTATGATCGGATCTATAGCATCATTCCAAGGAGTTGTAGGCGATGCAAGAGCTCAAGTACTGAACATGACATGTAGCTCTGAAAAGGAGAACAATAGAACCCTTTTTGTTCCCAATTTCATTTCTTTAATGGAAACCATCAGTGACCTTATGCGTCAATTTGGTTTCGGAACCGCGGTTTCTGGTTCAGGGCCTGATGCTAACTATGGTCTAGCTCAGTGCTATGGTGATCTATCTTTGCTTGACTGTCCATTGTGCTACGCCGAGGCACGTACGGTTCTTCCTCAATGCTATCCGTATAATGGTGGTCGAGTTTTCCTTGACGGCTGCTTCATGAGATCTGCGAATTATAGCTTCTATGACGAGTACTTGGGACCTACTGACATGGTTTTGTGCGGGAATGCAAGCCGCAAGGGATTGAACTTTCAAGCATCAGCAAGACAAGCTGTGTCACGCGCGGTGGCTTCTGCATTGGGAAACAAAGGCTATGGTAAGGCTTCGGTGGCAGTTTCGGGAACAAATGAGACGGCTCATGTTCTGGTCGATTGCTGGAGGTCATTGAACCAGAGTTCTTGCCAAGCATGTTTGGATAATGCATCGGCAGCAATGTTAAGGTGCTTGCCATGGTCAGAGGGACGGGCACTCTACACTGGCTGCTTCATGAGATACTCCAACATAGATTTCATCAATAAAGAAACTTCAAATGGAATTTCAAGAG GAACCATTATTATTATAGTAATTTCTGCTGTCAGTTCCCTGGTTTTTTTAGCTGTTATTGCAGCTATTGGAGTTTATATCAGGAAGCGCAGATACATACaaaagaaaagag GTTCAAATGATGCAGAAAAGTGGGTGAAAGTACTTCGTGATAGTAACTTAAATTTCAAGCACTCTACAGTAGAGAAGGCTACAGGATCGTTCGACGAGGCGAACAAGCTTGGACAAGGAGGATTCGGGACAGTTTATAAG GGTGCTCTACCTGATGGAAGGGAGATAGCTGTCAAGAGACTTTTCTATAACAATCGACACCGAGCTGCTGATTTCTACAATGAAGTCAACATAATAAGCAGTGTGGAGCATAAAAACCTGGTGAGATTGTTGGGATGTAGTTGTTCCGGACCCGAAAGTCTTCTCATCTACGAGTTCCTCCCTAACAAGAGCCTTGATCATTTCATCTTTG ATCCAAGCAGAGGTAAAGAACTTACCTGGGAAAAGAGATACCAAATTATCATCGGGACCGTAGAAGGTTTAGTCTATCTTCATGAAAACCCCACGAACAAAATCATTCATAGGGATATAAAAGCTAGCAATATCTTGTTGGATTTAAAGTTCCGCGCCAAAATCGCTGATTTCGGGTTGGCAAGATCTTTCGAGGAAGATAAGAGCCATATCAGCACTGCCATTGCCGGAACACT AGGATACATGGCACCAGAATACCTAGCCAATGGTCAGTTAACGGACAAGGCCGATGTCTATAGTTTCGGAGTGCTGTTACTAGAGATCATAACCGGAAAGCAAAACAACAGAAGCAAAGACACGGATTACTCAGACAGTATAATTGCAGTT GCATGGAATCACTTTCAATCAGGGACTGCAGAGGAGATTTATGATCCAAATATAATGTTAAATGAAAACAGCCAAAGTAGCAATACGAAGAATCAGGTTTACAGAGTATTGCATATCGCACTTCTTTGCACCCAAGAGGTTCGATCACTAAGACCCTCAATGTCGAAGGTACTACAGATGCTAACAAAGAAAGAGGAAGACCTCCCTGCACCAACGATTCCTCCTTTCATGGATGAAAAGACAATGGAATTCAACGATATGAGCGAGAACGAGTTTTATCCGCTGAATGCAGGTGGGACTGATTCAATCGCCACTGTGGCTCACAGTTCCTTTTACGCAAGATGA